A single genomic interval of Antechinus flavipes isolate AdamAnt ecotype Samford, QLD, Australia chromosome 1, AdamAnt_v2, whole genome shotgun sequence harbors:
- the PCP2 gene encoding Purkinje cell protein 2 homolog isoform X2, whose translation MHSQRGSEHRPRGHGLRLLHAISRLASPYAALPPRCLGDPTLSLQYTCSQTPLSQAGTPEEDGFFNLLTHVQGGRMEEQRCSLQIEPGQGPPNKNSHSPSPAAPPEMDNLIDMLAHTQGRRMDDQRVSINYLPGFQSGAPKDGVEQGTGNRSHNPLLVPQDPSALSFRRNSSPHPQTTGP comes from the exons ATGCATTCCCAG AGAGGCTCTGAGCACCGCCCACGAGGCCACGGGCTCCGTCTTCTCCATGCCATCTCCCGCTTGGCCTCCCCCTATGCAGCCTTGCCCCCCAGGTGTCTGGGAGACCCTACCTTGAGCCTTCAGTACACCTGCTCCCAGACTCCGCTATCCCAG GCAGGGACCCCGGAAGAGGATGGATTCTTCAACCTGCTAACCCATGTCCAGGGTGGTCGGATGGAGGAGCAGCGCTGCTCTCTGCAGATTGAACCAGGCCAGGGGCCTCCCAACA AGAACAGTCATAGCCCCAGTCCTGCGGCTCCTCCGGAGATGGACAATCTGATAGACATGCTGGCCCACACCCAGGGACGTCGTATGGATGACCAACGTGTCAGCATCAACTACCTGCCTGGCTTCCAGTCTGGGGCCCCTAAG GATGGTGTGGAGCAAGGAACAGGGAATCGAAGCCACAATCCCCTGTTGGTTCCTCAAGACCCCTCTGCCCTCAGCTTCCGAAGGAACAGCAGTCCCCATCCACAAACTACTGGCCCCTGA
- the PCP2 gene encoding Purkinje cell protein 2 homolog isoform X1, producing the protein MAVARTILIRGSLGAEVGVGTVQEGKPFISFTSHSYARDQTVQLQTMAGTPEEDGFFNLLTHVQGGRMEEQRCSLQIEPGQGPPNKNSHSPSPAAPPEMDNLIDMLAHTQGRRMDDQRVSINYLPGFQSGAPKDGVEQGTGNRSHNPLLVPQDPSALSFRRNSSPHPQTTGP; encoded by the exons ATGGCTGTAGCCAGAACTATCCTGATTCGGGGGTCCCTAGGGGCAGAAGTGGGAGTGGGGACAGTGCAGGAAGGCAAGCCATTTATATCATTCACATCGCATTCTTATGCCAGAGACCAGACAGTGCAGCTTCAGACCATG GCAGGGACCCCGGAAGAGGATGGATTCTTCAACCTGCTAACCCATGTCCAGGGTGGTCGGATGGAGGAGCAGCGCTGCTCTCTGCAGATTGAACCAGGCCAGGGGCCTCCCAACA AGAACAGTCATAGCCCCAGTCCTGCGGCTCCTCCGGAGATGGACAATCTGATAGACATGCTGGCCCACACCCAGGGACGTCGTATGGATGACCAACGTGTCAGCATCAACTACCTGCCTGGCTTCCAGTCTGGGGCCCCTAAG GATGGTGTGGAGCAAGGAACAGGGAATCGAAGCCACAATCCCCTGTTGGTTCCTCAAGACCCCTCTGCCCTCAGCTTCCGAAGGAACAGCAGTCCCCATCCACAAACTACTGGCCCCTGA